One genomic region from Paramicrobacterium agarici encodes:
- a CDS encoding glycosyltransferase: MSIAQVRFPRGRQFALTWGIPDHFGGMTAAMLHRSRAFVREGGGSLTVLTLDDRPDYPELEWKLRAEGELIDEMQLLNIWDWLREHGVKRKPGGHDAVTELEPRADDEVHVRDGTVLCRRRSKDSGESAVDRFREDGSLLMTDRETDSKRVVVFYDESGAPVRSWKSVWAVYRYWLDALTEGKRSFIVIDSKTAARFVHSYQRDNVITMHIMHGSHRRSGDSDALRASRREPFEHAQEYDALVTLTQRQRHDMLADGAHPNELFAIPNSRAQTPSVPASAHHRGRGVMLASLTKRKRVDHAIRAVSVVRSRGFDVTLDIYGDGPERDRLQQLVDELSLSDVVVLRPFERHAAARFADADFSLLSSTAEGLPLVLVEAMAYGCIPISYDIRYGPADIIADGRAGFLADDGDVESLARAILREQTTTHDRLARMRRRAQTISLRYSDPVVSRQWARAMEIALESKRARRSGDVRPLVRARKSLGRLKRRIQRVTGLDR, translated from the coding sequence GTGTCGATTGCACAAGTGCGATTCCCGCGGGGGCGGCAGTTCGCTCTGACATGGGGGATACCAGACCATTTCGGCGGCATGACTGCGGCCATGCTCCATCGATCGAGAGCCTTCGTCCGCGAAGGCGGTGGCTCGCTGACCGTCCTCACGCTCGACGATCGACCCGATTATCCGGAACTTGAATGGAAGCTCCGGGCCGAGGGTGAGCTCATCGACGAGATGCAACTGCTCAACATCTGGGACTGGCTCCGTGAGCATGGCGTCAAGCGCAAGCCTGGAGGGCACGACGCCGTGACGGAGCTTGAACCGCGTGCAGACGACGAGGTGCACGTTCGCGATGGCACCGTGCTGTGCCGTCGACGAAGCAAAGACTCGGGGGAGTCGGCTGTCGACCGGTTCCGTGAAGACGGCTCACTGCTGATGACTGACCGGGAGACCGACTCGAAGCGCGTGGTCGTCTTCTACGACGAGTCGGGGGCACCGGTGCGGTCCTGGAAGAGCGTGTGGGCCGTGTACCGTTACTGGCTCGACGCGCTGACAGAGGGCAAGCGCAGCTTCATTGTCATTGACTCCAAGACGGCCGCGCGCTTCGTTCACAGTTATCAGCGCGACAACGTGATCACCATGCATATCATGCACGGCTCGCACCGCCGATCCGGCGACTCCGACGCTCTCCGGGCGTCACGCCGAGAGCCATTCGAGCACGCGCAGGAGTACGACGCACTGGTCACTCTGACACAGCGGCAGCGCCATGACATGCTTGCCGACGGTGCTCATCCGAATGAGCTGTTCGCGATACCCAACAGCCGTGCTCAGACTCCGTCCGTTCCTGCATCCGCTCATCATCGCGGACGTGGCGTCATGCTCGCTTCGCTGACCAAACGGAAGCGCGTGGACCACGCGATCCGAGCGGTCTCTGTCGTGCGCAGCCGGGGGTTCGACGTGACCCTCGACATCTACGGCGACGGTCCGGAGCGCGATCGGTTGCAGCAGCTCGTCGACGAGCTCTCACTTAGTGATGTTGTCGTCTTGAGGCCCTTCGAACGCCACGCCGCTGCTCGCTTCGCCGATGCTGACTTCAGCCTGCTGTCGTCAACGGCGGAGGGCTTGCCGCTCGTGCTTGTCGAAGCAATGGCTTACGGGTGCATTCCGATCTCTTACGACATTCGCTATGGTCCCGCAGACATCATTGCAGACGGTCGTGCGGGTTTCCTTGCTGACGATGGGGACGTCGAGTCGCTCGCTCGCGCCATTCTGCGCGAGCAGACGACGACGCACGATCGGCTCGCGCGCATGAGGCGCCGAGCCCAGACAATTTCCCTCCGCTACTCAGACCCGGTTGTCTCACGCCAGTGGGCGCGCGCGATGGAGATCGCACTTGAATCGAAGCGCGCGCGACGGTCGGGAGACGTCCGTCCCCTGGTTCGTGCGCGAAAGAGTCTTGGTCGACTGAAGCGCCGAATTCAGCGCGTGACGGGACTCGACCGTTAG